TTTAGGAGAGAGAAGGCTATTACCTCCAATGTTTTCAGACCTTATGCTAAGTAAAGCTAACCAAGTGTTGCCAGTAGCTTGATATTTACCCCTGAAAACATGAGCGTGgtgtcagtcttctcatctcAGACAGTGAATAAGTgcatttccccaaaatgtcagattattCCTTTAAAGCTAGTAGCATCTATCTAGCTTTATTTCACCTTGATTCAAGATGCAGGTACGTTTATGCCCAGCAATTGCCTTGTGATGGAACATGTCAGCATTGAATGtgagactgactgacactgagtGCAATGCAGCATTCAATTATATGACAAAATTTCCCAatttatataaaacataatTAGGATTACTGTAGGAGCAACGTTCACgatattcagtttaaataaatataaaccaGTTCAGCAAAAAAGCACCTAAGACCTCTAAAACCTTTCTCCTTCTTCCATATACATATATTCAACCTATTTgtgtataatatataaaaaaaaaccaatTGTGTTAAAGATGTATTATTAAGATGCATTACCTGGTTGTTATTTTCCCAActtaaaacataaattaaaatgtaggGAACTGATTGCACCAGTATTCTGGCTGCCAGGAGAactcagtgacagtgaatcAGATATTTCTCAGAGGCATTGTGTTGATGTGCCTGCAGAGGGCAGAGACGAACTCTGAGACGAACGACCAAACCTGGAGAGCTTCAACtactgaggaagaggaaagcCAGAATGTAACAGCAAGTAACTATTTCACAggtttaaatgaaatgatgcaACAAAATATCCAAACTTCACAGTTCTTACACTCTGACTACTGCAATATTAGCACCAAACCTAAATCACTTTTGCCATACATAGGTCATGTAGACTGTATTTGCACTTTTATGTATAGTCTGTCATGTGTTGAACGTGATGTGATTCCTGTACCAATTGCTTTCTACTATTCAGGCTGGGCATATGTGTCTGATTTGTGTCctttgaaaaagaagaaatgtaaaacactAGGAGAGGGAGAGCTTAATTTATTCACAATATTACAAACATTGTGGTATTTACAACTCCAAACAGGCAcgaaaaacaaaactcaaaatctcaGAAAACCACTGTGAAatataacaggaaaaaaaagtagatCTAGAAATGTCTCTGCTGTCATCCCACCAGCTGGAACTCACTGAAATATGTCTTTCCTTCTTGGGTTGCAAGCAGATTCTGTTCACATCAGTATCACACACCTCCAGTACTTGAAACAAAATCTCCCAGTCCCTACTTCAAAAACAGGCCCCTTCTCTGTGACCTCTGTTGTTGTCAAATGTTTGTCATAcgcacaaacagcaacaactaAAAATGAGCGTTTTTCCATGTGCTTGCTCCTCTGTGGGagtcttctctttctccaaaaTGTTGGTCTTTTGCATACTTTAGGAATTCCAGCAGCCTGCAAGGGAACAACGCAAGAGTCTTTCTAACCCCTCAGCCCTGCGTCAGCACAAAGgccaaaacaaacatacatttgtTTAGCAAACTGAGACAGGCAGAGTTGTAAATCTCCAGAGAAATGTTTTAGGGGGGTCGGTGGCGAACCATGAAAATATCTTCACGGGTTCTGAGGAAAACCTGCTTTTAGCTGTTTACTTGTCcacttgtttgacattttatgttagtcagtaaatgattttttttttttgtatatggAGGCTGCTAATGATGCTCTGCCTCTTTGTGGTCATTATTAcataaatatcacacacacacagtcaaccCCATACATTGGATCACTTCAACATTTTGATCATATTACGACTTCATAGGAGTTCTGTTGCTAACTAACACAGCAAACACCGAGAGAaagctctgtctttctgttcGACGACTTAACCTCTACGCACAGAAATGTAAGACATTCACAATCCCAAGCGAacgcacacacgtacacacgcTCGCTGCAAATATTCTGATGAAAAGCAACAGCTCTCATCGCTCTTTAACGACTGTGCAATGTGTGCAAAGTCCAGTTGAAGATTCAGTACAAAAGAAATTAATACAACTAACAAAACTAATGACAAATATTAACAAGGAAACACAGGTATCCTTTGAAAATGTGAGATTTGTTTGAGGGGAATGTAATTTGActtaaaagtgtgttttcattcagggCTATCAATAAGAGCTTTTTAACTAGATACTAATGTGTGCATTTAAATAAACTCATAGGTTACACGTGTCTTAAGGGGGCTATGTTGTGGAGGTAGTGAATAGAAAATTAGATTAAGACACCTGAAGTGAAGCTTGTGGACTTTCCtcttataagaaaaaaaataaagtatttcaaGTATCACGTGTCACTTCTGTGACAAAGGGACATTAGGACCCAGTGATGTAATTGTTGTTTACTGATAATCCGCTTTGTAGAAGTTTAGCACCTCCATGTGAGGAACTGTTCCAGCATGAAATCATCATGAAATTAGTTGGAAAAGTATTTGTACACAATCCTTAACGTTTGCTGGGTGTGCTCATGTACCTTttataaaacataatttcaacattcctatttaaaatgaatgacacaacaaagaaaataagtaCAAATAAAAGTATTGTTAAGATGGATGGAGTAAGGCTTTCACTTGAAATTATTTCGAAAACAAATCTTGATTTGAAgaaatgtgcatttgtgtatcattacaaagtgcttttttttcattcaccttttttggtttttagtgCCTTAATTTGaaacatattaaaaaataagaacattaaaaaaacaaaagattaaatCTACTACATCTATTGTACATTTTACTGACATGATACAGTACACTGCCTCTCTACTTTCTTTCACTGAAGCCTTCTCACTGGTCAAAATACAATCTTAAAGCTTATAATAGGTTTCCACAGGTGCAGATAAAAGGGCTATAGCGCTACCATCTTACTGAAAAAAGAAGGACAGTTATTGAATTGCTAACAGGGGACGCAAAGTTTCCACACAGCAGCTCTAACAGAGAATGGTCCACGGCAACACGAATACCAAGGCACAcgcaaaaaacagaaaaagttcactCTTCTGTTTGAAGTCAAAGGAAAAATGTACAACATAAGGGGATGAGTCTTCAGCCACACACTGTAGAATGCGCAGACTGTGAACGGTGTCGGGCGGAGAGTGGGTAAGCCTTCCGAGCACCCGCGGTAGACGACAGAAAGGCAACGGACTTCAGTCTCAAAAGTCTTTACTGCTCAGATCATGTATGGCTTATAGTTATGAGAGAAGAGCAGAATGGCATGATGGGTTCCCCTGTGGTTCTGTCAAACTCTTTTaaaggacaaaagaaaagtcATGACAGAGTGCAAAGGCTTAGACACATCAACTGGACCAGCTGGATAATCCATGGCCTGTATGTGGCAAACCGAGCCAGCAAAGCACAGATGAAACTCTCTACACGTCCCTCTTTCAAGGcaaagtaaaagacaaaaaggagaaatccagagctttttttttttttcgcctctcttcttctcccctcACAGATTTAGACTATTGGAAAGtgcctccagctgctcctctcccagcctctgcttctcctccaggTCCTTCTGCCTGATGAGCAGCGAGGCCTTGGTCTGGACGAAGCGCCGGTAGTCCTGCAGCTGCTCGGCGGACAGCTGGCGCGACAGGAAGGTGGAGACCACGTTCTCTCTCCGGTCCAGGTTATCCTTCAGATCTTTGGCGTCCTCCCTCTGTTTGCAGAGCAGACGGTGGCGGCTGTCCAGAGATTGCTGAGTggagagatgaagacagaggacaggGAAGATAAATTACACCTGATAGAGATAATAGCTTAAGCTGGGGACAGAGAAATATGTTAGGTCTGTTGAACTGAATTTTTAACCTTATTCTGATTATAATATGCAACGTGCTTAAACAAGGACAGAATATCAAGATATCtaatagaaaatatgaaaatgaatcatGTCAAGAAGCCATGACTGATCATGACTGATGTATTATCATAGAGGACATTACAGCAGCATGTGACTGTGGTAGCTGCTGGAGATGGAGCTAGTTTGAACTATTTTTACATGCAGGgacaccagataaatctgaggggtccTGGGATAAGGGAAGAGGTTGTTCTGATTTACaaatttgctttcatttttgggatttttttttttttttatctttgatttTTGCTGAGATACTggatcatttgaacatttattgaAATTAAAGCATGAAAGAAGTTTGGAGGGAAAAATCACAACATGGTGGAGCTGTTAATAACAACTCATAGACATCTGAATTGTGACCCTGACTACAGGCTGCTTTTTGTAAAACCTGAGAAGCCGAAGAGGTTGTAAAATAttaagtagcataaaatggaaatactcaagtataTTACAAGTACcttaaaatgtacttaagtaaatgtacttagttactttccagcACTGTTTGGGagttatatttttgttttaattgagaGGTAATATGTCACTCAAGCTGTGAAAGTTGCATGATCATGTTTCAAACTGCCACAGGTCAGGAGGCGCAGTGTTTCCTTATGTCAGCAGAGGGCAGGGTAGATACAAATGTCATCGAAACTGGGCTGGAGTTTCGGTGAGTCAGTGTAAATACCAGTGTTGCTGAtaacagcaagaaaacaaacgAGCCTCTAACAAGCCCTCAGTATGCTGCACGTTCAGCCGGACTTCCACAGATGGACAAACTAACAAAGAGACCTTTCAGAGGTAAATCTAGAAATCTAATGCATCCATGCAAACATAAAACTGATGCTGAAAATACTGGAACGCATAATCAAACAGGATattcagagggaaaacaaagcaTGGCACAGAGCTCAGGTCAGATCCTGTGACACAACTCATAATGATCTTAGAGACTTTGATAAATTCAACAGGaagtaaataaaatgatatttgaaataaaaacctaTGTGACTGACAGTAAACAGTAAAGTTTTAATGAAATGCAGCTACCTCAGACGCATTTTGAAATTCATTATTTATCAAGATATCAAACAAATTCATAAAGTGCCGCCTTATCAAACTGCATtatatcaaaaataattttcaaataTCTGATAAATCCTGTAGTTCAAACACAGATAAGCTAGAAATGGCCAGTTAAACTCACATAAACCTGACAGAATTTTTTGAATTCCACACAGTGAGAAAACCCTGAATCCATTAAAGTGCCCCTTCAACTTTTCCCAAGTGGGATGTTTGCTGTTCTAAAGTAAACAGAGCAGGAGTGTAGCTGAGGGCATGGGAGCAGTCGCACACTTCCAAAGCTAATGGTTGTCTTTCTGCCCGAAGCACTAAATGAGCCGCGGTGAATCATGAGATCCGCAAGGTTACATGACATTATAATCCCCCAGGAGCACTCGCTGACAGTATGCTTTTACTCACAtgcattactgtgtgtgtgtaaacaacCACAGAGGTAAGAGGCAGGAGCATAATTGGGATTATATAATACACAGAGGATATGGCAGtgcatcattacatttttagcatattttatttcactgtttcagtTGATCCTTAACCCTAAATACGATTTGGTGTATGCCTCACATTCATTAACATCAGTGGGTTTTTTTAGGCcagaaatgtcagattttggAGGGCCACTGAATGCACCAACAAGAAGACTGTACAAAACAATCGCTCCTGGCAAGTTAATGCAGCTTGACAAAAGATTTAAGAAATAAATTCTTCACAGCAGTGAACTACTCATCCTGGGTAAATTTCAACTTTTTGCAACCTGTTTCTTATCACATACAGAAATGACAACACCTCTGCTACAGGACCTCAAGACCTAATTTATGAAGCAACTTGTTCCCCCCAAAAAAGGGGCTGAACAAAAAAGTGTTGGTCCCTCACCTTCTCCTCAGCATCAGTGTGCTGGTCCACAGTGCTCAGGGCGTTCTGCACCCTGGCCAGCCGGGCAGAGAGgcacagcagcagactgaccACCCTCTCCAGGTCTCCTATGAACAGGTTGTACCTCTCCAGCTCCACGGGCAGACAGCGCTCACGCACCAGTACCTCCAGTGCCTCCCCGCAGGCCACATTCTCCTGAATCTCTGTCTGGAGGGTGCCACGCATCTCTTCCAGCGAATGCAGACGCTCTTCGATATAGGACACTAACAATCGCTGTTGATTAaagcagagaagagaaatgtTTGAGAGATTTTAGGCTACAAAACGGCTACAAAATATTGATAAAATCATGATAAAAAGTATACtgtaaaagacaacaaaaaaaaggcaGTAAGGAAGAAGGGGGAGGCTGTTTGCTGAGCCAAACATTAGACAAATGGGAGACACTGATAAGAGGCAGACAGTACATCATGTGATAAGAAAGACACGGCTATCTCAGCTTGAAAAGAGTCCACTTAGGACCAAATAGCATCCAGATGGTATCAATATGAAATCACCACCAagtttggattttaaaaagaaaacacaatgagaCCACAGTTCATGACGTGtagttaaaagttttttttgttctgctgtcccATGCAGAGAgtcatcatttttattgtaaGTGCAAAAATTTTCGACATGTCTCTTATCAGTAAAGTTACACAGTGGtctccttttgttttgtaataTCTTTGTAATTTCTGTTCTGATTGTGAAATAACATGTCCCCTTCTCCGTCATAAGTAACTGGACAGGATTTCATTGTTAAAAGgattaaaatacacacattacatGTGCTGTGAGGAGctctggacaaaaaaaaaaatgcctaaTTTAATTATTACCTTCTTCTCAGTGACATCCGTTTTGCTCTGAAGGTCTGTATACTGAGGTTTAAGGGTGTCAGGAGCAGGAAGACAAGGAGATGGTTCGGCCCCTTCAACCGCTTCAGGACTAGGAAAAGAAACGTGTTTAGGTCAGGCTAACTTTATTGCACCCTGTTGATATAACCAATCATTCTACACAACACAGAACAGACATACTCAAATGTAATTCTGGTTACAGCTGTGCCACATATACAGTAGTATCTTCACATGCAGTGCCCTCTGAGCAACACCCTAGTGTTATTGACTTATTAGAAAACACTAAAGTGCAATTGCAcattctctatctctctatctgaAGTATGCTTACAGTAGCAGAACTCTGAGTGCATGTACAGCAGCAAGCAGATAGTCAGGTGTGTCTGTACATATGATGCAACGAGAGGTAACACAACACTGGCGGAGCTCTGTTCTTTGGCAATTAGAAACCAGCATCAAGTTTCCTAGAGGAACATTAAACTAGGAATCCTAATTAACTTGGCTTTGTCCTCACCAGCACCACGTCAAATCTAAAATGGTCTGAAAGGTGTGAGTGAGATGGATTATTCTTTCCATCTATGCAGGTGTGCACAAGATAAAGGGTTATGTTGTCACTTGAAAGAATGGAAAGTTTATAAAGCAAGCCTAGTCTTCAGTTTCTTTGCCAGTTTCCATTATTTCACACCAATTTTCTCTGAATAAGTCACATGAATCATGTCAGACTAAGTTTTCTCAGCTGTCTGCCGTCTTCTCTTACTCAGGCAGTAAAACGCTCTCAGTAGACCACTAACTAATATTTATGTATGACAGCCGCGGCTGGTGTAATATtccacaacattaacatttaccTTTGTGCAGCTCCTTTCTGCTCCTGTTTCTTCTTGTAGTGCTCCTCCATCAGCAGCGTGTCCTCCGACAGCAGCTGCTCCATCAGCATCAGCGCCGTCTTCCGATTGGCCAGCGGGTAGAGCACTCTGGCCAGCGATTGGTCGGTCTTGACCACTGCTTCCACAAGCTCCTCCCACTGTGGTCTCTCACTGGGGCCCTCCAGGCTCTCCGTCTCTCCCTCTGGTGCGCCCCTCTCCTCCAACTCGTGGTCTTCTCCTGACGTCTCATCTTCCGTTTCAGgatttttctcctcctccacccgcTGAGTGATGTCCGTGTTGGAGACTGAGGTGCGGGGAGACACAGAGGTTTCGCTTGTCTGCGTCTGAGGGGCTGGGCAGGCGGACTCGTCATCAAAAACGCTGTCTGTCAATGGTGGATTCTGGCCTTCCTCTTTGATCTCTTCTTCTGGTTGGAGAATCCACAGTGATGGATCTGTTGTGACGCCGCAGCTCAAAGACACTTCATGGTTTGAATCAGGCAGTAGGGCGTCATCGCTCGGTTCATCCActgactgctctctctctgatccAGTCACAGAAGGAGAAGTCCTCGCTCTACTGAGAAGTGAAACAAATTATGGTTCAGAATCACAGCTGTGCAAAATCATATTTCACAAACACCTGCAGGAGTTTGTTCTAGTCTAGTGAGTTGCCTAATCTAGCGAGTAGTCTACTCTTACCTGAAGCAGGGCCTGTTTTCACAGGGAAGCTTTGTCTGAGGAGGAGTGGACAATGTGGATTTGATCTCCCTCTCACTGCTCTCCAGACCTCTGGGGGAAGGTGGGTTTGATGAAGTCTCACTGGGTGGTCTGCTAGACTTGAACTCATCTGTGACAGGGCCGTGAGATCCAGGAGATCGAGAGCGAAGCCTGGCTcgggaagaggaggaagaagccGGGGAAGTGGACCTACTGGAATTCCTCATTCCTACTGTCGCATCCTCCCCTGGTTCTGAGTTCTGCTTCAACGAGGGCTTTTTCTGGGTTTGGTTTTGTATCTGTCCCTGAGTGCTCTTCTGACCAACAATCTCTGGCTCTTTTCCCACTTGCTCCATTAGATACtgtttcttcctccctctttcctgtCCCTGGGCTTCTCTGACTTCGGCAATGAACGAAACACTCTTCTGGTCTCCCTCCGGTCCTCCAGGTCCAGTCGAACATCTCCACAGTTGATCCAGCTGCTCAGAACTTTTACTCAAGGCTGATGGTCTTGTTAATTTTGAAGCCCCAAGCTCCTCCATGGACTTCCCCCTCTGTGCAACCACACGGACATGCTGCCGGCCCTCGGAGACTGGCTTTACCAAGGAATCCTTGGAGGAATTTTTCTGGGGACTATAATTGACATTCAATGTCAAATGTGTACCAAACAATTCACATAAACAATGATGATTACTTTAGGAAAAAAGTCTTggctttgaaatgaaaacaaaaactacattaTAGGAGGACTCAGCACAATTTCATCTCAACACCAGCAATAATAATTTGATATTCCTACAAATGACATCATAGTTTAGAGAAAATAGGCCAACTCCTTGAAAATGGTTCAGTCAATAATTCTTCTGTTATGGTCCATGCATAAATCTTTCAAAAGGAATGCTGGTTTGCTAGAGCAGGTGGGTGTTGACTTTCCAGTGCCACAGTTTGAGATTTACAGTCTGTGCCACAGCGCACACATCACTGACCTAATACTCTCCTGACctaaaaccaataaaaatgtCCCAATTTGTCTGCAGTGTTGCTACATACCTCCAGGTTTCCATAGTGTTAACTGGTAATGGATCCTTCTTGTAGTCTTGTGCCTGCAGACCCAGAAGAAGTGCAAAAAGGTAGATACAAGTTTTCCTCTGAGTTTAGTAGCAGATTATGTAAAATGAGACTGAAATACTACAATAACAGTCAGATGTGTGTCAAAAATATCTTTTCTTTGAACAAAACTTTAACTGATGAAATAAATCCCAGATCAGATTTTTCTGTCTATATAAGAATCTTTTGCGATGGCTTACCTGAAATGCATGTGGCGTGGATGTGGATCTGTTCCTGAAGAAACTAGGTGGTTCTGACTGGTCCAAGAGACTCTCCACTGAGACAGACTTCCCCTGAGATGGACCTTGGCTCTCCCTCCATCTGGGCTGACTTGACTGGCTGGAACAAGACTGTGCTGAGAAGAACTGTGCATACCTGttttgtgaaaataataaaaaaagattacTTAAAATGCATGCTTTTATCCgtacaagaaaaaaactgcatcaaaagttttttcttgttttttgtgtttgtttctctttcttacctgatggagctggtggaggagtCAAGGATGCGGCCTGCAGAATGGGGTCTGTGGAGCTTCCTCTTGGTATTTTTGCTGTCATGATTTCCTGATAGAGGCCTGGGACCCCAGTCAAATGGTTTCTCCCCCAGAGAGTGCCTCTGTCTGGGTGGGGGTGGTAACTGAGGCACAGGTTGCTGTGGCTCAGCCACTTTCTGGCCTGTTTTACGCTCCATGTACTCCACCAGGGCCTTGTGTTGCAGATGTTTTAGGTTCGTCTTTGAGGCGCTAGAAGCTGAAAGGGCTCGACCTCTTGTCTCAAATATCTTCCTCCGTGCTGCGACCAGTCCCTGCTCTCCTTGCTGCTCACGTTCCTCTTTTTCGCATTCGGCTGCAAATGGGTTTTCGCTTTCATTTCCGAAGGAGCGGCAAGTGGAGTGGCTGGGGGTGCTGCCGAGCTGGTTGAGTTTCTCGGGTTCAGAGTAGCACATCTTCTTCTGCTCTGGAGTCAATCGCTTCCTGCCTCCAATGCGTGCAACCTGGGGCTGAGCCACATTTGCTGGTCTCCCGTTTTCCTTTTCAGTCTCTTTGCCCAACTCTTTCTGATTCTCCCTCACCTCTTCCTTTAtgctccccctctctgtctcctcagaggTCACAGACGGAGTGAGTGTTTCTGTGGAAGTCTCAGAGTCCTGTGATGGGGTAAAAGAGTGAATCACTGAAGGCCTCAGCTCAGGTTTTTGCCTAATACGGTGCGGCCATGACAGCTGCAGGTCCCTccttttaaatgaagtttcCCGCAGGACTTTAGACTGGGCATCCTTCAGCTTCTCCTTATAGTACTTTTTAAATGAGTCATCCAGTGTGTTACAGGCAACAGAGATGATGTCCCCTCTGTCGCTCTTGCTCATGTCACCTTGAGAAAGTCTCTCATTGTCGTTTACTACCACATCTCCATGACCTGTTTTGTTTAGGATTGCCTCTTTGCCTTTTATACTAAAATCAGCATCCTTTTTGGGCTGTAACACCACCCTGTTGGCTTCAGTGAGGTGATAGAGAAGCGGggttgtttctttgtttatcCTCTCACTAGCTACATCCCCCAAAGGCTGCCgtttccccctttttccctgctcctctctcttgtGGTGGTTGGGCTGTTCATTGCTTGTTAGTGAGGCGACCTCCTTTGTTTGAGGGCAGTTTCTGTCAGGTCCACAGTAGAATATAGGGTTGTTGGCAGTGTGGCGGCTGATCTCTCGACTCTGGATAATGTCGATTTCCTCTAAGGCATCGAAGCTTCGCGAGGACTGTGTCGCAATGAGGGACGGTCTGTGATTCTCTTGATCCTGACTCCTGGAGGAAGTGAAAACCTCGCTCTCATCTGGAATCGTACCGCTGGAACTGCGAGAACTCTCCTGAAGAGGTCGAAACAAATGATCCATTGTGCTgtgtcttctttctttttctgtcatacGGGGCCTCTCCACCACAGAGGAGCTCTCACTCCCGGCGTCAGACCCACAAACAGATGCAGAATACGTCCTCACGCCAGAGTCAGACAGCTTACACACTCCCGTGACAAAGTAGAACTGACCCTTATGCTGGATGCTGCTGTTGATAAAACTCTGACCAGCATTCCAGGGGCTGGCAGCTCGGGGCGGCTCTGACCCGACCCAATCGTGAGCTGAGTGTGCCCTTTTGCCCTTGCTCTCAAAATGGCTACCACTGGACTTGTTGTAATGATCTCCATTACATCCACCGCTGGTTGAGAGCTGTCTAGATTTCAGGTGCTCGGGCTGGCTTGTGCCTCTGGGAGGTGATCTGCTTAGGATGTTTGTAGatttctgcagctcagaggcaGCTTTGTTATCCGTGATGTATAGGTATTCTTGGTTCAGCGGCACCCTGGTCTGATCATGAGGCTGTAGGTGAGTGCGGTAGCTAGATGGCTGCTGGGCCTGTGGTTGCTGCTGTTGAGAGCCCCTCCAAACTGAATACACTGGCTCAGAATTGAAGCCCGTATCTGGGTTAGCCTTCTCAGGGCTCCGGGCATTCACACCATGGTGCTGTGGATGGAGTCGATTGAAGGGTCTGGGCTGTTGTTGAGGCTGCGGCTGCTGGGGTTGAAAGTCAGTACCGTGGTGGTGGACCCTGCTGTTCTCCAGGTTTTTTGTGGCTATGAAACTATCCAACCTTGCTGGGACTGGAGGAGGATGGACAGGAGGGTAAGCACTTTGGGATGGAGCCCCCATAGGCACCTCTTGTTTAGAGAGTGCTTTGTTGTTGGTATGGAAACTGTCATTGCCATTGTGGTTGTGGTGGTTTGCATTGGTGCTGGCACTGTTGCGATAGTGCTGAGAGATCGCTTCCACAGAGCGATAGAGCTGGTCCATGGTCTTTGAATCAGACTGCAGAACCTGGGTGGGATGGTAAATGGACCTTACGTACTTAAGATCAGCATAGTGGCTGAAGGAGCTGGACTGTAGGTCATCTGGGAGGAAGGGTGAGGGGTAGTCTGGGGCAGTGGACCCACCAGAGAAGGAGCTATAGGCGGAGTCTCCTTTGCCGTGTTGGTGGTGAGTGAGTTGGTCGACGATGCTGCTGTTGGAC
The DNA window shown above is from Lates calcarifer isolate ASB-BC8 linkage group LG20, TLL_Latcal_v3, whole genome shotgun sequence and carries:
- the shroom1 gene encoding protein Shroom3 isoform X2, which produces MDTYNFHFERMSNVDLHPLSLPVSRLSPAKSNSSIVDQLTHHQHGKGDSAYSSFSGGSTAPDYPSPFLPDDLQSSSFSHYADLKYVRSIYHPTQVLQSDSKTMDQLYRSVEAISQHYRNSASTNANHHNHNGNDSFHTNNKALSKQEVPMGAPSQSAYPPVHPPPVPARLDSFIATKNLENSRVHHHGTDFQPQQPQPQQQPRPFNRLHPQHHGVNARSPEKANPDTGFNSEPVYSVWRGSQQQQPQAQQPSSYRTHLQPHDQTRVPLNQEYLYITDNKAASELQKSTNILSRSPPRGTSQPEHLKSRQLSTSGGCNGDHYNKSSGSHFESKGKRAHSAHDWVGSEPPRAASPWNAGQSFINSSIQHKGQFYFVTGVCKLSDSGVRTYSASVCGSDAGSESSSVVERPRMTEKERRHSTMDHLFRPLQESSRSSSGTIPDESEVFTSSRSQDQENHRPSLIATQSSRSFDALEEIDIIQSREISRHTANNPIFYCGPDRNCPQTKEVASLTSNEQPNHHKREEQGKRGKRQPLGDVASERINKETTPLLYHLTEANRVVLQPKKDADFSIKGKEAILNKTGHGDVVVNDNERLSQGDMSKSDRGDIISVACNTLDDSFKKYYKEKLKDAQSKVLRETSFKRRDLQLSWPHRIRQKPELRPSVIHSFTPSQDSETSTETLTPSVTSEETERGSIKEEVRENQKELGKETEKENGRPANVAQPQVARIGGRKRLTPEQKKMCYSEPEKLNQLGSTPSHSTCRSFGNESENPFAAECEKEEREQQGEQGLVAARRKIFETRGRALSASSASKTNLKHLQHKALVEYMERKTGQKVAEPQQPVPQLPPPPRQRHSLGEKPFDWGPRPLSGNHDSKNTKRKLHRPHSAGRILDSSTSSIRYAQFFSAQSCSSQSSQPRWRESQGPSQGKSVSVESLLDQSEPPSFFRNRSTSTPHAFQAQDYKKDPLPVNTMETWSPQKNSSKDSLVKPVSEGRQHVRVVAQRGKSMEELGASKLTRPSALSKSSEQLDQLWRCSTGPGGPEGDQKSVSFIAEVREAQGQERGRKKQYLMEQVGKEPEIVGQKSTQGQIQNQTQKKPSLKQNSEPGEDATVGMRNSSRSTSPASSSSSRARLRSRSPGSHGPVTDEFKSSRPPSETSSNPPSPRGLESSEREIKSTLSTPPQTKLPCENRPCFRARTSPSVTGSEREQSVDEPSDDALLPDSNHEVSLSCGVTTDPSLWILQPEEEIKEEGQNPPLTDSVFDDESACPAPQTQTSETSVSPRTSVSNTDITQRVEEEKNPETEDETSGEDHELEERGAPEGETESLEGPSERPQWEELVEAVVKTDQSLARVLYPLANRKTALMLMEQLLSEDTLLMEEHYKKKQEQKGAAQSPEAVEGAEPSPCLPAPDTLKPQYTDLQSKTDVTEKKRLLVSYIEERLHSLEEMRGTLQTEIQENVACGEALEVLVRERCLPVELERYNLFIGDLERVVSLLLCLSARLARVQNALSTVDQHTDAEEKQSLDSRHRLLCKQREDAKDLKDNLDRRENVVSTFLSRQLSAEQLQDYRRFVQTKASLLIRQKDLEEKQRLGEEQLEALSNSLNL
- the shroom1 gene encoding protein Shroom3 isoform X1, coding for MDTYNFHFERMSNVDLHPLSLPVSRLSPAKSNSSIVDQLTHHQHGKGDSAYSSFSGGSTAPDYPSPFLPDDLQSSSFSHYADLKYVRSIYHPTQVLQSDSKTMDQLYRSVEAISQHYRNSASTNANHHNHNGNDSFHTNNKALSKQEVPMGAPSQSAYPPVHPPPVPARLDSFIATKNLENSRVHHHGTDFQPQQPQPQQQPRPFNRLHPQHHGVNARSPEKANPDTGFNSEPVYSVWRGSQQQQPQAQQPSSYRTHLQPHDQTRVPLNQEYLYITDNKAASELQKSTNILSRSPPRGTSQPEHLKSRQLSTSGGCNGDHYNKSSGSHFESKGKRAHSAHDWVGSEPPRAASPWNAGQSFINSSIQHKGQFYFVTGVCKLSDSGVRTYSASVCGSDAGSESSSVVERPRMTEKERRHSTMDHLFRPLQESSRSSSGTIPDESEVFTSSRSQDQENHRPSLIATQSSRSFDALEEIDIIQSREISRHTANNPIFYCGPDRNCPQTKEVASLTSNEQPNHHKREEQGKRGKRQPLGDVASERINKETTPLLYHLTEANRVVLQPKKDADFSIKGKEAILNKTGHGDVVVNDNERLSQGDMSKSDRGDIISVACNTLDDSFKKYYKEKLKDAQSKVLRETSFKRRDLQLSWPHRIRQKPELRPSVIHSFTPSQDSETSTETLTPSVTSEETERGSIKEEVRENQKELGKETEKENGRPANVAQPQVARIGGRKRLTPEQKKMCYSEPEKLNQLGSTPSHSTCRSFGNESENPFAAECEKEEREQQGEQGLVAARRKIFETRGRALSASSASKTNLKHLQHKALVEYMERKTGQKVAEPQQPVPQLPPPPRQRHSLGEKPFDWGPRPLSGNHDSKNTKRKLHRPHSAGRILDSSTSSIRYAQFFSAQSCSSQSSQPRWRESQGPSQGKSVSVESLLDQSEPPSFFRNRSTSTPHAFQAQDYKKDPLPVNTMETWSPQKNSSKDSLVKPVSEGRQHVRVVAQRGKSMEELGASKLTRPSALSKSSEQLDQLWRCSTGPGGPEGDQKSVSFIAEVREAQGQERGRKKQYLMEQVGKEPEIVGQKSTQGQIQNQTQKKPSLKQNSEPGEDATVGMRNSSRSTSPASSSSSRARLRSRSPGSHGPVTDEFKSSRPPSETSSNPPSPRGLESSEREIKSTLSTPPQTKLPCENRPCFSRARTSPSVTGSEREQSVDEPSDDALLPDSNHEVSLSCGVTTDPSLWILQPEEEIKEEGQNPPLTDSVFDDESACPAPQTQTSETSVSPRTSVSNTDITQRVEEEKNPETEDETSGEDHELEERGAPEGETESLEGPSERPQWEELVEAVVKTDQSLARVLYPLANRKTALMLMEQLLSEDTLLMEEHYKKKQEQKGAAQSPEAVEGAEPSPCLPAPDTLKPQYTDLQSKTDVTEKKRLLVSYIEERLHSLEEMRGTLQTEIQENVACGEALEVLVRERCLPVELERYNLFIGDLERVVSLLLCLSARLARVQNALSTVDQHTDAEEKQSLDSRHRLLCKQREDAKDLKDNLDRRENVVSTFLSRQLSAEQLQDYRRFVQTKASLLIRQKDLEEKQRLGEEQLEALSNSLNL